The genomic window CTTCTGGAAGGTTTATTCCCGTTTAATGGTTCCCCTGCTTACCAGTAAAGTTAAAAGATACGCCTTCTATGGTCTTACACTTACCCTTATGGGTCTGTCGGTGGGTCTTCTGCTTACCAAAGTGGTAGTGGTTAAGATGCTACCTTATGATAACAAAAGCGAGCTTCAGATAGTTATAGACATGCCAGAGGGCACAACTCTTGAGAAGACCCTTGAGGTGACAAAGGCTATAGGAGACTACATCTCAAGACAGTCCATAGTGACCGATTATCAGGTATATGTGGGAACAGCCTCACCCTTTAACTTCAACGGACTTGTAAGACACTATTATCTGCGTCAAGGTTCAAACCTTGCGGACATTCAGGTAAACCTCATAAACAAGGACAAACGTCAAGAGCAGTCTCATGATTTTGCAAAAAGGATAAGACCTGCGGTTCATGAAATAGCCCAAAAATACGGTGTCAAGTATGTAGCGGTGGTGGAAGTCCCACCAGGTCCGCCAGTGCTTTCTCCCATAGTGGCAGAAGTTTATGGTCCAGACCTAAAGACTCAGCAAGACTTCGCCAGAGAGGTGCTTAAGGTTTTCAAAGAGAGCAAAAGTGTAACAGATGAAGGCATATACCTTGAAGACCCTGCACCTCTGCTCAGGCTTGTAGTAAAAGAAGACAAGGCAAAACTTGCTGGATTTTCAAGACAAGAGATAGTATACACATTACAAGCCCTCCTCGGAGGCTATCAGGCTGGCATAATACAAAACACAGACACAGAACATACTCCCATAATTGTTAGGTTTGACGAAAAATACAGAACCCTTGAAACCTTGAAAATGCTCCAAATTCCCACAAAGGATGGCAAAAGAGTGCCACTATCGGAGATTGTGGAAGTAAAGGAAGACACCATACCAACCACCATATACCGTAAGAACTTAAGACGCGTGGTGTATGTGATAGGCGACGTGGCGGGAAGAGAAGAAGCACCTTTCTATGGCATTCTTGATGTGAGGTCTCAGATAAAGAACTTACCGAACCCTTACGGAGAGGTGAAGGAGCTTTGGATGTCTCTGCCTCTTATAGAGGATGGTATTTATGTTAAGTGGGATGGAGAGATGCACATAACCCTTGAGGTCTTCAGAGACCTTGGTTTAGCCTTTGGCGTTGCCCTCTTTGTCATGTATGTCCTTATACTGGGCTGGTTTAAGGACTTCAAGATACCAGGTATAATCATGGCACCCATACCCCTCACATTGGTTGGTATAATCCCAGGGCATCTTATAATGAACGCCTTCTTTACAGCCACATCTATGATAGGCTTTATTGCCCTTGCGGGTATAATAGTGAGAAACTCCATCCTTTTGGTGGACTTTGCAGAAGAGAGGATAAAGGACGGAGTGCCACCTCACCTTGCAGTAGTAGAAGCAGGAGTAATAAGGACAAGACCTATTCTCCTTACCGCTATAGCGGTTATAGTGGGTGCCTTTGTTATAATCTTTGACCCCATTTTCAACGGTCTTGCCATATCTCTAATATTCGGAACCATAGGCTCTACAACCCTCACCCTTGTGCTTATACCTGTGATGTATTACGCAAGCAGGGTAAAGAAAATGGAGACCCTGCCCACTGCGGAAGAGGTGCAAAGGGATATTCTCAGATAATAATCAGGCTGTCTGTAGTGCCAAAGGGGTTAGGAACCTGCTGGTCTGCGGACAGCTCATTTTCCCAGTATTGTCCGTCAATAAGGTATTTAAACCGGTAGCTCCTGCCAGTCTTTAGTCTCTTGCTTATCCAAAAAGTCCCATCCTTTTTCCTGCGCATGGGCTCTGGTTTCCAATCGTTCCACTCACCTACAACCTCAACCCTTTGTGCATCATCCCTTTTTACATAGAAGCTCACCACGCATGTGTTTTTGCCTTCTTGATAGCTCTTCCTTATCATTGGCCACCCCCCTGCGTAATTTATAATTCAGTTTAACCCATAAACCTTGCCTTCTGTTATAATAGACCCTTATCTGAAGGATGAACCTAAGCCAAGAAGAGGTAAATAGACTATCAAGGGACTACAAGGTAATACCTCTATACGCAGAGTTTATGGCGGATACAGAGACGCCTCTTTCTGTTTATCTTAAGCTCAAAGAAGGTTGGAAGTATAGTTTGCTTTTGGAGAGTGCGGAGGGTGGAGTTAAATGGGGTAGGTATTCTTTCGTAATACTTGCAAATACCTTCCATTACGCTTGGAAAAGTGGAATAGCATACCTATACGAAGGGGGAAGGGTTAAGCTCTTTGAAAAGAGAGACCCACTAAGACCAATAAAGCTCTTGCTTGAAGACTTTAAAGCCTATCATGACCCATCTCTTCCAAGGTTTTGGGGAGGCTTTGCAGGTTATGTGGGCTACGACATTATAAAGTGCTACGAGCCTATAGAGGATAAAAAGCCAGACACTCTTGAGGTTTTTGACCTTTTCTTTATCCTTAGTGATGTGGTGGTGGTGCATGACAACCTAAGCGGTAGTTTGAAGGTTATAGTGCCTTTGCATGCAGATAGGGACATATCAAGAGAATATGAAAGGGCAAAAGGGCTCATAGAAGACATAAAAGAGAGGATTTTCACTACTTGCGTCTATCCTATGCACTTTCCTCAGAGAGCTATAGACCTCAAAGAATGGCGTTCAAACTACACAAAAGAGGAGTTTATGAGTTTGGTAAAAAGGGCAAAGGAGTATGTGGAGCAGGGAGATATAGTGCAGGTGGTTTTGTCTCAAAGGTTTAGTAAGGTCTTTTCTGGAGAGCCAGAGGGCATATACAGGTCTTTGAGATTTCTAAACCCATCACCCTATATGTATTACATGGACTTTGGAGACCTAAAGGTAATAGGCTCTTCTCCAGAGGTCTTGGTAAGGCTTGAGGGGAGCAGGATAGAAACAAGACCCATAGCGGGGACAAGAAGGAGGGGAGAAACTCCCGAGGAGGACTTGGCTCTTGAGAGGGAGCTCCTGCAAGATGAGAAGGAAAGGGCGGAACACTTAATGCTTGTAGACCTGGCAAGAAACGATGTGGGACGCGTAAGCAAGCCAGGAAGCGTAAGGGTAGAGGGCTTTATGAGGGTAGAAAGGTATTCTCATGTTATGCATATGGTGAGCGATGTAATAGGTGAGCTAAAGGATGGTCTTTCTGCGGTGGACGTTTTGAAGGCTCTATTTCCTGCGGGGACAGTGTCTGGTGCACCCAAGGTTAGAGCCATGCAGATAATAGAGGAGCTTGAAAAGGAAAGAAGAAGCATATACGCAGGGGCGGTGGGTTATATATCCTTTGAAGGGAACATGGATATGGCAATAGCCATAAGAACTGCGGTGCTACTAAGAGACCAGGTTTTTCTCCAAGCAGGTGCAGGCATAGTGGCGGACTCTGACCCAGAAAAGGAGTGGTTAGAAACTGTAAATAAGGCAAAAGCTCTTATGAAGGCTGTAGCTATGGCTGAGTCAATCCACGAACAAAGATAAACTCTTTATACCCTTCTCCTTGAAGAGTTCCCTTTTTATCATAGCCTTAAAAAGCTCTTGGTCTTGCTTAAAACTTGCAAACTTCTTCATAAGGATTGCTTTTTGCTCCCTGCTTAGTTCATCCCACAATTTTTTGGCTATTTCAGAAGAAAGGCTTTGTAGGATTTCCTCCGCACTTTGCATATCCTCTGGCATTTTTACTTGTATCTTTCTTCCTAAAATCTCTTCCGCAAGCCTTAGTTTTTTGAGAAACCTTTCCTTCCAGTCCAGACCTTGTGAAGTTTTCTTGATATAGAACCTTTTCAGTTTTTGTATCTGCTCAAAGCTCATAAAAAGTGGTAGCTTTGAGGCTCTATTTGGAGGATGGAAAAGAAAAAACCTTTTTATACCTTCTTTCACCACTTCAAGGGGGTAGCCTTCCTCTTCAAGAAACTTCAAAAACCACCTATCTCTTGGCGAAAGAAAAAAGTCTCCCTTTATCTGCAGTATAAAGTCCTTAAGTTCTCTGTAATAGCTCATGGGCTCTTTTTAGCACCTCTTCGTGGCTAAGTAATGTTCTAAAACCCTCGGGGCTAAAATGTGTTCTTGTGCCTTCAAAGACCTCTAAAAACCTTTCTATAGTGGGTGATTGTCCTATGCGAAAGGTTTTGCATATGGAAGAGATAGTATAAAAGCCCAAGGTTTGAGCTCTTGACTCATCTTTTATTCTTTTTAAGAGCTTATTGGTGTTTTCTGAGATTTCTACCATGCCTCTCGTTTCCCATAACCTTTGGACAAGCTCCTCATCCCAAAGGTTTCCAAGCCAAAGAGGTCCTGCAACCAAAAGTCTATTCTTGCAATGAGGGCACTCATGCCTTATGTTCTCCACCTGCACACCCTCTCTGTATAGACACCTATCGCAGTAGAGCAAAAAGCCTATTTGTCTTATAAGAGCGTTGGTCCTTTTTGGTCCTATGTCCTTTATGAAGAAGGCTCTCATATAGTGCCTGTAGGAATAGGAAAACACTGGCTTTAGAGCGTAGTCCATCTTTGCACCTTCTTCTACTACCTTTTTTATGAGGATGCGTAAGCCTACCTCGTGGTAAAACTCCGCACTGAGAAGGGGCTTTGAGCCATATCTTCTTTGACAGGTTTCTGGATATGTGCCAGAAAGCACAGAAGTATCTGTGGCACTTACAGCCAGCAAGCCATACCTTGCCAAAGGCAGTATACCGCCTTCTAAGAAGGGCACGGGTGAGCCAAAGGGGTCTATATCCACATAGTGGCAGTTTCTGAGTTTTCTAAGAAGAAGGCTTGCATCTTCCTTGTATACTTCCACTTTATCTTCTGGAATGTTATGAGACCTCAAAAGGTTCAGAAAGAACTCTACCGCAGAAGGGCTTATGTCATTGTATATGGCTTTTTTAACCTTGTTGGTCTCAAGCAAAAACCTCATAAGCCTTATACCGCTTGCACCCATGGGGTCGCAGACTGTAAGGTCTTGGCTTGGCATGTTCAAGAGCATAAGAAGGCTTATGTCCCTGTTTTCCCTCATGTGTGGGTTATAAAAGACCTGCATCTTTGAAGAGACAACCTCTGGAAGCTCAATGTCCAAAAGGACCTTTCCCTCTCTTATCATGAGAGGCGATAGCCCTTTACCGTATCTACGAGAAGTTTTACTTTGCTTAGCTCCATATCTGGCATAAGACCATGTCCTAAGTTAAAAACATACTTGGTCTTTCTTGGTATACATCTGAGAAACTCAAGGGTCTTTTTTTGAAGGCTTTCCTCATCACAGTAAAGAAGTGTAGGGTCAAGGTTTCCCTGAAAGGCTTTTGAGCTTTCTTTCATGGCAGAGACCATATCCACCGTCCAGTCTACAGAAAAAGCATCCACTGGCAAGTTTTCAAGGGCTCTTAAAAAAGAGCCAGAGCCTCTGAAAAAGTATATAACTGGTTTGTCTGTATGTTTTTTTAGCTCTTCAAAGAAGGGTTTTAGATAAGTGTAGACATACTCCTCAAAGTCTTCGTAAGAGAGGTGCATTGCCCAGCTATCAAAGACCTGCAAAAGGTCCGCACCAGCCCTTATTTGACCAATAAGGTATTCAAGTAAGTTTTCACAAAGCAGTTTCATAAGGTCCGCATATTGCTCTGAAGTCCACATAAAGAGCTTGGTCTTCTTAAAGTCCTTGCTTGAGCGTCCCTTTACCATATAAGACATAAGAGTAAAAGGAGCACCACTAAAGCCTATCACTGGCACATCTTTGACCTGAGCCTTTACCCTTCTTATGACCTCTCCCACAAACTCCACCTGAGAAAAGGATATTTTCCTTAAACTCTTTACACTTCCATCCCATTCAAGCCTTGGACCCTCACCCTCAAGAAACTCTACCTTAACGCCCATAGGCTCAAGGGGGACAAGGATATCGGAAAAGATTATCACCGCATCCACTTGGAGAAGCTCTACAGGTAAAAGGCTTACCCTACTTGCAAGGTTTACGTTTTTGCAAAAGCTGAGAAAATCCTTCTCTTTTTCTCTAAGCTCTCTATACTGGGGCATGTATCTACCTGCTTGACGCATAAGCCAAACAGGAAAGCGTGGGATTTTCTCTCCTTTAAGGCTTTTCAAAAGAAGCATGGTTTAATATCTTAGCATATTTTTCACCCCCGGGGGAGGGGGTGAGGGAGGAGGTGAGCCATGGGGTTGCTGGGGTATGAGATATAATAATATAGCATGAACTTTACAAAATTGCAAGGGTCTGGAAACGACTTTATAGTTATAGACAACAGAGATGGCAAGGTATACGAGCTTTTAAAGAGGCTTGAGCTTGATATAAAAGACTTTGTGATAGCACTCTGCAAGCAACACACGGGTATAGGTGCGGATGGGCTTATCCTTATAGAAGACCCTCAAGACCCAAAGAACCACTTCAAATGGCAGTTTTTTAACTCCGATGGCTCTGTGGCGGAGATGTGTGGCAACGGCTCTCGCTGTGCGGTAAGGTTTGCCTATGAGAAGGGTATAGTAGGCGAAGAAGTGCGTTTTGAGACCCTTGCGGGTGTGATAAAAGCGTGGGTCAAGGAAGGTGGAAAAAGAGTAAAGGTACAGCTTACAAGCCCAAAGGACCACAGAGAGGTATCTTTGCAGGTAGATGGTCTCCATATTGAAGGTAGCTTTATAAACACGGGCGTGCCTCACTTTGTGGCAGTGGTGGAAAACCTGCAAGACCTAAATTTGGTAAAGCTGGGAAGGGCTATAAGGTTTCACAAAGAGTTTGAGCCTAAGGGCACGAATGTGAACTTTATAGAGAAGCTCTCAGACAAGGCTATAAGGATAAGAACTTACGAAAGAGGTGTGGAAGGAGAGACCCTTGCCTGTGGAACTGGAGCAACCGCATCAGCCATAGTGGCTTATATGAAGGGTTTGGTAAAGGAAAAGCCTGTGGAAGTGCATACAAAGGGTGGTGAAATTCTCCGAATTGACTTTAGCGAGGGCTTAAGGGAAGTATTCCTTGAGGGTGCGGTCTGCAAGGTTTTTGAAGGCTTTTTCTCAGAAGAAGACCTGCTTTGCATGAGATAGCTCACAGATAGGCACAATATAGGAGCTTATAATTCTACCTATGGCACAGATAATAGTGGCGGAGCATGCAGGTTTTTGTTTTGGAGTAAGAAGGGCTATAAACCTTGCGGAAGAGGCGGTAAAGGATACACATTTAGACAGAAAAGTCCTCAGCATGGGTCCCCTCATACACAACCCTCAGGAAGTTAAAAGACTTGAAGGCAAGGGTCTTATGCTTTTAGAAGATGAAAGCATGCTAGATGAAAACAGCACGGTGATAGTGCGTTCTCATGGCATACCACCACAGAAGGAAAGGGAGCTCCTTTCAAAGGGTGTAAGGCTTGTGGACGCTACATGCCCCTTTGTAAAGGCGGTTCATGAGGCGGTGGTAAAGCTCTGCAAAGAGGGATACTTTGTGGTGCTTGTGGGAGAGAAAAACCATCCAGAAGTGATAGGCACTTTGGGATACCTACAAGAGTGTGGTGGCAAAGGTGTGGTGGTGGAAAGCAAAGAAGACCTAAAGGCGGTTCTTGGAAAGGAAAAGGTTGGCATAGTGGCACAAACTACTCAAAACGAACAGTTTTTCAAAGAGGTGGTAGGTGAAATAGCCTTGTGGGCAAGGGAAGTAAAAGTGATAAACACCATATGCAACGCCACCTCTGAGCGTCAAGAGGATGTATACAAGCTTGCTCCACAAGTGGATGTGATGGTTATAGTAGGTGGGAAAAACAGCGGAAATACAAGAAGGCTTTATGAGATATCCAAATCTCTAAACTCCAACAGCTACCATATAGAAACACCAGAGGAGCTAAGAAGGGAATGGTTTGAAGGAGCTCAAAAAATAGGTCTTACCGCTGGTGCGTCAACCCCTGACTGGATAATACAGGCGGTGGTAGACAGGATAAAAGAGCTTATAATTTAAACCATGAGGCTTTTATTAACTCTCTTGCTACTTTTGAAGCTAAGCCTTGCCCAAGACCTATACACAGAGTTTATAAGGTCTCAAGTTAAAGAAATACCCCTCAACAAGGCTATCGTGGTAGGTAAAGGGAAAAGGGAGCTTATAACCTTTATAAACCCTGACTGTGGACACTGCAGGAAAGAGTGGCAAGCCCTAAGACCTCACTTAGACAAGGTAAAGGTCTATGTTTTTCTTTTACCTTTTAGGAGCTTTCCAGAAAGCCACGCCAAGTCTTATTACATAGCCTGCTCAAAGGATAAACTAAAAGCACTTGATGAAGTCCTATCTGGAAAGTTTGACGGAAGAACTCCACAGGTAAAGGAGTGTCCTCTTGTTTATGAGCACATAAAGATAGCGGAAAAGTTAAATGTGCAAGGAACTCCATACAACATAATACTTGGGAGCTACAAGGTTATAGAAGGCTATAGCCCAGCTCTCTTGGAACATCTTGGCATTAGATGATAGTAGTGGTTATGGGTCTTTCTGGCTCTGGCAAATCCTTTCTTGCAAGCATACTCCACCAGGACTTTGGCTTTGAATGGCTAAGGAGCGACCTAATAAGAAAGGAGCTTGCTGGTATAAACCCTTATGAGAGTGCTAAATCTGGCTACGGTGAAGGTATATATTCACAAGAATGGACAAAAAGAGTTTATGAGGAGATGATAAGAAGGGCTAAAGAATTGGTCTGTAGTGGTAAAAATGTAGTGCTTGATGCAACTTTCCTTCAGGATTGGCAAAGAGAACTGGTAAAGAAAAGCTTTCCAAATGCTATATTTCTGCTTGCTTATGCAGATGAACAGGTTGTGATTAAAAGACTTAGGGAAAGGCGCGACGTATCTGATGCGGACGTTGAGGTGTATTTAAAGCAAAAAGAAAATTTTGTCCCACCTTCCTATGCAATACCTATAGATACAAACAAAAGCAGAGACGAACTTAAGGTTGTCCTGCAGGAGATACTCCAAAGGCTTGAGAGGAAAGACATTCAAGAGAACGCTCTATAGGGTTTTCCTTTTCCAGCTTGCAGTCAGGGTTTATACCCTTATCGGTAGTCACAAGCTCACCACTTGGAAGTTTCATCTCAAAGGTTATAAGCCTTAGCACATTACCGCAGGAGTCAAGGATATACATGTTGCTCCCTACATACTTGCCCACGGTGTTTTCCCCCACTATAACTGCACCCGCATACCTTCTAAGCAAAGTGGCTACCAGCTCCGAGGCGGAGGCGGTGTGTTTATTAACAAGCACAATAATCGGTTTATTAAAGCTCTGTCTGTTTGTGAACTGATAAACCCCTAAGTTCCTTCCTCTGCCCTCAAGGTAGAACATAACACCCTCACCCCCTATCAACATATCCACTATACTTTTGGCTACAGAGATAAGCCCACCACCGTTATCCCTTAGGTCAAGTATAAGGACATCTATGTTGTTGGCGTTGAATTTTTCCATAACCTCCCTAAACTGCTCTACCGCAGGCTGTGTAAAGTTTACGAGTTTTATATATCCTATCTTTTTGTCTCCATGATCTATTATCCTCACCTCTTCTATTACGGGCACGGAGAATTCACCCTTTAAAACCTTTATCTCCATAAACAACCCTTCCCTTATTATTTCAAGGTTTATGATTCCTCCCTTTTCTACCTCTCTTATAACTCTCCTCCACTGGTTTTTGTCATTTACACCGTTTATGGCTAATATAAGGTCACCCTCTCTGACACCATGCTGTTCTGCGGGAGACTTGGGAAAAACCTTAACCACATAACCCTTGTCATCCCATCGCACACCCAAACCTATCATTTTTGAACTTGAATACCAAAGCCTATCTTCCTCCTGTCTTGTTATAGAAGTCCAACGGTCACCTATCTTTCTTAGATGGTCTATTAGCTCCTGCTCACTTTTCCACTGACTATCCTTTATCCTATCCCACCAAAGATAATGCCTTTCCATGAGTGCGACAACTTTCTTTAAGAGTTCTTCCCTGGAGCAGTCTTCCCCTGCAAAGGATACATGCAGGAGCAAAAGCACAAGCAAAAAGGACATACCCATGGAAGTTCAGCTAAAGAAATATAATTCTGTTGACAAAAACTTCAAGGGTTATAACTTATAAACACCTACTATTAACTTTTTAGGAGGCAAGGCATGTACTATGTGGCTGAGGTCATAAACGAAGAGTGCAGTAAGTACAACTGCAAGCAGTGCACCCTCTTTTGTCCTGAGCCCAACACCCTTATGTATACTGATGAGGAGCATCATGCCTTCGTGGTGCAAGAACGGTGCAAGGGCTGTGCCTTGTGTGTCTATGTCTGCGTAAATCTCTTAAAGAGAAACGCCATCCACATGGTCATGCCGGAAGTGCATGCGGAGAAGTAAGGCATGGCAGTAAGGGAAAAGCTCTGGACTTATGAGGATTATTTCCAGCTTGAGGATGAAAAAAGGTATGAGATAATTGACGGAGAGCTCCTTGAAATGCCAGCACCAAGCCTAAGGCATCAGAAGGTTATTTGGAATCTTGCCTATGTCTTTAGAAGATATCAAGAGAAAAAAAAACGCGGAGATTTCTATCTTGCTCCAGTGGATGTGGTTCTTTCTCAAGAGCATGTGGTTCAGCCAGACCTTGTCTTTGTCTCAAAGGATAGGCTTTCTATAGCAAGGGATAAAGGTATATTTGGTGCTCCAGACCTCGTAGTGGAAGTGGTCTCTCCATCTACCTTTAAAAGGGATACAGAGGACAAGAGAAGGCTATACGCCAAGCATGGCATAAAGGAGTATTGGCTTGTGTTTCCAGAGGAGAGGGTGGTGGAAGTACTTACCTTGAAGGGAGATGAGTATGAAGTATTCTCCCACGCCTTTGAAAGCGGAAAGGTTTGTTCAAAACTTCTTGAAGATTTTTGTCTAAATTTAGAAGAAATTTTTTAAGGAGGTAAACTATGGCAATACTTGGACCGTCAGGCTTTTCACCCTATCCTGTGGCTGTTTATGAGGGTATTTTGAATCCTCCACCGGGCAAGGCTCTAATGTTTAACGAGATCGTAGAAGAAGAGCTTGCTATGAGAGAAGCTGCGAAGGCAATGCTCACAAGACCTAACCCCACCATATTCCCAGGTCCTCAGGTTCTTTATGCTTGGAACGAGGAGGCAAAGGAAAAGGCAAGGTTAGTAAAGAAGATGGCACAGGTTCTTGGTGCAAAGATTATTCCCATGTATGACTACAGACCTAAATATCCCAAAATAAACCCAGCGGTGGAAATAAACCCTAACCATCCAAACCTTACCATATGGCACAACAAGATAAAGGCGTGCATATTCGTAGGCGTGCATTGCCACTATGCCAATGTAGCTCTCAAGATAATAAGGGCTGAAACGGACTGCTTTACCATAGCCATGTGCGGTATGGCAGGGCATGAAGATGCTATGATAACACTCAGAGACCAGCATATAGAAGAGATGGAAAAGTTCATAAATATCGCAGAGGAGGTAAAGAGGGAGCTAGGAAAATGAAAACCCGGGAAAGGCTTTGGACTTATGAGGACTACCTAAGCCTTGAGGAAGAAAAGAGGTATGAGATAATCAATGGAGAGCTTTTTGAAATGCCAGCACCCAGTGTTAGACATCAGGAAATTCTAAAAAGGCTTGTGAGGCTCTTTCAGATAGTAGAGGATAAAAAGCTGGGGCTTTACTATTTCTCACCAATAGACGTGGTGCTTTCAGAGAAGGACGTTCTCCAGCCAGACCTTGTGGTAGTGCTTAAGGAGAATTTGTCCATAGTTCAAGAGAGGGGCATCTTTGGCGTTCCAGACCTTGTGGTGGAAATTGTCTCTGCCAGCTCCTACAAAAGGGACACAGAGGACAAAAAAAGGCTATATGCAAACTATGGTGTAAAGGAATACTGGCTTGTGCTTCCAGAGCTAAGGCTCATTGAAGTGCTTACCCTTCAAGAGGGTGAATACAGAGCTTTTTCCTTTGCCTGTGAAAGGGGCAAGGTGTGTTCAAAGGTGGTTGAGGGTTTGTGTGTGGAGTTGGAAGGAGTGCTACCATGATAGCAGAGAAGGTCTGGACTTATGAAGACTATCTAAGCCTTGATGAAGAAAAGAGGTATGAGATAATTGACGGGGAGCTATTTGAAATGCCAGCACCCAGCGTTAGACATCAAGAGATATCTGGTAGGTTGTATGTGAAACTTTTCAACTACATAGTGGAGAGCTCTCTTGGGATAGTCCTTTACGCTCCTATAGACGTGGTGCTTTCAGAGAAGGACGTTCTCCAGCCAGACCTTGTGGTGGTGCTTAAGGAGAATTTGTCCATAGTTCAAGAAAGAGGTATCTTTGGCGTTCCAGACCTTGTGGTGGAAATTGTCTCTGCCAGCTCCTACAAAAGGGACACAGAGGACAAAAAAAGGCTATATGCAAACTATGGTGTAAAGGAATACTGGCTTGTGCTTCCAGAGCTAAGGCTCATTGAAGTGCTTACCCTTCAAGAGGGTGAATACAGGGCTTTCTCCTTCGCCTGTGAAAGGGGCAAGGTTTGCTCAAAACTGGCTGATGGTTTGTGCATAGACCTTGAGGAGGTCTTTCGGTGATAAAAATCAGCTTGCTTATCGCCACCTTTTATAAATTTAAAACAAACTTCTATAGGAGGTAAGGTCATGCAGACATCTACCGAGACGGTCATATACAACAGGGCAGGACAGAGGGTGGTTTCACCTGACTACCTTCTTTTTGAAGCTCCAAGGACGAAGCATTTCATGACAGGCTCAGAGGCAGTAAAGGAGGCGGTAAAGAGGGCTTCAGTAGACGCCTCTGTGTCCTACCCAATAACACCCCAGTCTGAGGCGGCGCACCTCATCGGTGAGCTTTGGGTTGAGGGCTATGTGGGTGTATACTTTAGAGGCGAATCTGAGTTTGGCGTTATGTCAGAAATAGCGGGATGCGCCATGGCGGGTGCAAGGACAATAACCACTACCTCTGGACCTGGAACTCTTAGGGCTTTTGAAAACTTCCCCATGTGGGCGGGGACAAGAATACCCGTCCAGCTTGTCCTTATGGCAAGAGGTGTAAACTCTCCCCTTTCTATACAACCTGACAACCTTGAGGTGGGTTTCCTGCTTGATACTGGTTGTATGATATGGTATGCGGAAAACGCACAAGACCTTTTTGATATGATACTGGCAGGCTTTGTGGTAGCAGAACAGCCAGATGTGCATGTCCCAGTTATAACTGTGGTGGACGGCTTTTTTGTTTCTCATACACGTGAAGCAGTTATGCTCCCACCAGATGATATAGCCCTTCCACCCTACAATCCTTACAAAGCACCCATGCCTGTTATAGACGCAGAAGTGCCACCAGGAAGATTTCTCAGAGACCCATTTGTGATGAAGTCCAACTACATCTCCTATGCAACCCATGCCAGCTGGCAGTGGGAAGTGAGGTCCGCCATTGAAAGGTCAAGACCCTACGCAAAGCACTATCTCAGAGGTCTCGTAGAGGAGTTTGGAGACCCCTCCGCAGAGCTTGTCTTTGTAGCTTGTGGCACTGCGGCTGCTCAATCAAAGGAGGCGGTCAGACTTCTTGAAGAAGAGGGCATAAAGGCAAGGGTTATCAAGCTAAAAACCATAAGACCTTTCCCCATAGAAGAGTTAAGGCAGGCAGTAAAGGGTGCTAAATAC from Hydrogenobacter sp. T-8 includes these protein-coding regions:
- the hemE gene encoding uroporphyrinogen decarboxylase — encoded protein: MLLLKSLKGEKIPRFPVWLMRQAGRYMPQYRELREKEKDFLSFCKNVNLASRVSLLPVELLQVDAVIIFSDILVPLEPMGVKVEFLEGEGPRLEWDGSVKSLRKISFSQVEFVGEVIRRVKAQVKDVPVIGFSGAPFTLMSYMVKGRSSKDFKKTKLFMWTSEQYADLMKLLCENLLEYLIGQIRAGADLLQVFDSWAMHLSYEDFEEYVYTYLKPFFEELKKHTDKPVIYFFRGSGSFLRALENLPVDAFSVDWTVDMVSAMKESSKAFQGNLDPTLLYCDEESLQKKTLEFLRCIPRKTKYVFNLGHGLMPDMELSKVKLLVDTVKGYRLS
- the dapF gene encoding diaminopimelate epimerase; this translates as MNFTKLQGSGNDFIVIDNRDGKVYELLKRLELDIKDFVIALCKQHTGIGADGLILIEDPQDPKNHFKWQFFNSDGSVAEMCGNGSRCAVRFAYEKGIVGEEVRFETLAGVIKAWVKEGGKRVKVQLTSPKDHREVSLQVDGLHIEGSFINTGVPHFVAVVENLQDLNLVKLGRAIRFHKEFEPKGTNVNFIEKLSDKAIRIRTYERGVEGETLACGTGATASAIVAYMKGLVKEKPVEVHTKGGEILRIDFSEGLREVFLEGAVCKVFEGFFSEEDLLCMR
- the ispH gene encoding 4-hydroxy-3-methylbut-2-enyl diphosphate reductase, with amino-acid sequence MAQIIVAEHAGFCFGVRRAINLAEEAVKDTHLDRKVLSMGPLIHNPQEVKRLEGKGLMLLEDESMLDENSTVIVRSHGIPPQKERELLSKGVRLVDATCPFVKAVHEAVVKLCKEGYFVVLVGEKNHPEVIGTLGYLQECGGKGVVVESKEDLKAVLGKEKVGIVAQTTQNEQFFKEVVGEIALWAREVKVINTICNATSERQEDVYKLAPQVDVMVIVGGKNSGNTRRLYEISKSLNSNSYHIETPEELRREWFEGAQKIGLTAGASTPDWIIQAVVDRIKELII
- a CDS encoding DsbC family protein, which translates into the protein MRLLLTLLLLLKLSLAQDLYTEFIRSQVKEIPLNKAIVVGKGKRELITFINPDCGHCRKEWQALRPHLDKVKVYVFLLPFRSFPESHAKSYYIACSKDKLKALDEVLSGKFDGRTPQVKECPLVYEHIKIAEKLNVQGTPYNIILGSYKVIEGYSPALLEHLGIR
- a CDS encoding AAA family ATPase, which translates into the protein MIVVVMGLSGSGKSFLASILHQDFGFEWLRSDLIRKELAGINPYESAKSGYGEGIYSQEWTKRVYEEMIRRAKELVCSGKNVVLDATFLQDWQRELVKKSFPNAIFLLAYADEQVVIKRLRERRDVSDADVEVYLKQKENFVPPSYAIPIDTNKSRDELKVVLQEILQRLERKDIQENAL
- a CDS encoding S41 family peptidase translates to MSFLLVLLLLHVSFAGEDCSREELLKKVVALMERHYLWWDRIKDSQWKSEQELIDHLRKIGDRWTSITRQEEDRLWYSSSKMIGLGVRWDDKGYVVKVFPKSPAEQHGVREGDLILAINGVNDKNQWRRVIREVEKGGIINLEIIREGLFMEIKVLKGEFSVPVIEEVRIIDHGDKKIGYIKLVNFTQPAVEQFREVMEKFNANNIDVLILDLRDNGGGLISVAKSIVDMLIGGEGVMFYLEGRGRNLGVYQFTNRQSFNKPIIVLVNKHTASASELVATLLRRYAGAVIVGENTVGKYVGSNMYILDSCGNVLRLITFEMKLPSGELVTTDKGINPDCKLEKENPIERSLECLSSQAFGVSPAGQP
- a CDS encoding 4Fe-4S dicluster domain-containing protein, with amino-acid sequence MYYVAEVINEECSKYNCKQCTLFCPEPNTLMYTDEEHHAFVVQERCKGCALCVYVCVNLLKRNAIHMVMPEVHAEK
- a CDS encoding Uma2 family endonuclease, yielding MAVREKLWTYEDYFQLEDEKRYEIIDGELLEMPAPSLRHQKVIWNLAYVFRRYQEKKKRGDFYLAPVDVVLSQEHVVQPDLVFVSKDRLSIARDKGIFGAPDLVVEVVSPSTFKRDTEDKRRLYAKHGIKEYWLVFPEERVVEVLTLKGDEYEVFSHAFESGKVCSKLLEDFCLNLEEIF